The proteins below come from a single candidate division WOR-3 bacterium genomic window:
- a CDS encoding formate--tetrahydrofolate ligase, translated as MDKLIRSTKPKPIYEIAEKLGITEKDYLIPCGNYKAKVSLKLYDKLRSKPNGKLILVTAMTPTPFGEGKTTVAIGLSMAFNRMQKSSIVCLRQPSLGPIFGLKGGGTGGGRCLVIPLEDINLHFTGDFHAVSSAHNLLAAILDNHIHFGNELDIDETEILFKRTIDLNDRSLRNIVVGLGGKTNGPAREDGFTITPASEIMAILSLSSSLQELKSRLCQILIGYTKKKKPVFAGELKACGSMAVLLRDAIKPNLVQTLENTPAFVHTGCFANIAHGTTSIISMRMALKLAQYTVVEAGFGSDLGAEKFVNLVARLGELPIDGAVIVATTRALKYHGGAKEKELDKATDINLKRGLENLGRHIENLRKMNIPAVVALNLFTTDKARDIKIVKGYCDYQNVPFATFNGYNAGSEGGLELAETLENLIISSSGSYTPIYALEDPIETKIEKVAKEIYGASDVIFTSSAQRDLKRIAELKYQNFPICIAKTNLSLSDNPELIGAPKNFKITISQIRIFSGAGYVVPIAGDINLMPGLPKIPNALSIDLDEKGYIVGLK; from the coding sequence ATGGATAAACTTATCCGGTCAACAAAACCCAAGCCAATCTATGAGATTGCCGAAAAGTTAGGCATTACCGAGAAGGACTATCTCATACCTTGTGGCAATTACAAGGCCAAGGTCTCGTTAAAACTTTATGACAAACTCAGAAGTAAACCTAACGGCAAGTTAATCTTAGTCACGGCCATGACTCCAACGCCATTTGGTGAAGGTAAAACCACGGTGGCGATTGGACTTTCCATGGCATTTAATCGCATGCAGAAAAGCTCGATTGTCTGTCTGCGTCAGCCCTCGCTTGGGCCAATTTTTGGACTTAAGGGTGGTGGCACTGGCGGTGGACGATGCCTGGTGATTCCTTTAGAAGATATTAATCTGCATTTTACCGGCGATTTTCATGCCGTCAGCAGTGCCCATAATCTTTTAGCCGCGATTTTAGATAACCATATTCACTTTGGCAACGAACTAGATATCGATGAAACCGAGATTCTCTTTAAGCGCACGATTGACTTAAATGATCGCAGTTTACGCAATATTGTTGTCGGCTTAGGCGGTAAAACTAATGGTCCAGCTCGCGAAGATGGCTTTACGATTACCCCGGCTTCCGAAATCATGGCCATACTTTCACTTTCTAGCTCACTTCAAGAACTAAAGTCTCGGCTCTGCCAAATCTTGATTGGTTATACAAAGAAAAAGAAACCTGTCTTTGCCGGTGAGCTTAAGGCCTGTGGTAGTATGGCCGTGCTGTTGCGCGATGCCATAAAACCTAATCTGGTGCAGACCTTAGAAAATACTCCGGCATTTGTTCATACTGGTTGCTTTGCTAATATTGCCCATGGCACCACCAGTATTATCTCGATGCGCATGGCTTTAAAATTAGCCCAATATACCGTCGTCGAAGCCGGCTTTGGTTCTGATCTTGGTGCCGAGAAGTTTGTGAACTTGGTGGCGCGACTTGGGGAACTGCCGATAGACGGTGCGGTGATCGTAGCTACAACCCGGGCTCTAAAGTATCATGGTGGGGCTAAAGAGAAGGAATTAGATAAGGCTACTGATATTAACTTAAAACGAGGCTTAGAAAATCTAGGTCGCCACATTGAAAATTTGCGCAAGATGAATATTCCAGCCGTAGTTGCACTAAATCTTTTTACTACTGATAAGGCGCGGGATATTAAGATCGTCAAAGGTTATTGTGATTATCAAAATGTACCGTTTGCGACCTTTAATGGCTATAATGCCGGTAGCGAAGGTGGCCTAGAATTAGCTGAAACTTTAGAGAATCTTATTATTAGCTCATCGGGCAGCTATACCCCAATCTATGCCTTAGAAGATCCCATAGAGACTAAAATTGAAAAAGTAGCCAAAGAGATCTACGGGGCCTCAGATGTCATCTTTACATCCAGTGCCCAAAGAGACCTAAAACGCATTGCCGAGCTCAAGTATCAGAACTTCCCGATCTGTATTGCCAAGACTAATCTCTCCTTATCGGATAACCCGGAACTGATCGGAGCACCAAAGAATTTTAAGATTACCATCTCCCAGATCCGAATCTTTTCTGGTGCTGGGTATGTGGTACCGATTGCTGGTGATATAAATCTTATGCCGGGACTGCCTAAGATACCTAATGCCTTATCAATTGATTTAGATGAGAAAGGATACATTGTAGGCTTGAAATGA